Part of the Triticum urartu cultivar G1812 chromosome 2, Tu2.1, whole genome shotgun sequence genome, CGCGCGAATTCGATATCGGCGAATGCCAGGCGAAGCCGTCGCTTTGACGGCCCCGGCGTACGGCGCTCTGATCCACCGCCTCGCCTCCACCGGCCGCGTCGATGCCGTCCACGCCGCCCTCGCCTCCGCGCGCTCGGCCCTCGCCCCCGCCTCCCTCCACCCGCTCTACGTCGCCTCCATACGCGCCTTCGCCCGGGCCGGCCGCCTCCAGGCCGCCGTCGACGCCTTCGAGCGCATGGACCTCTTCGCCTGCCCGCCCCAAGCCACCGCCTATAACGCCATAATGGACGCCCTCGTCCAcgcccaccaccaccaccaggctCACAAGGTCTACGTCAGGATGCTCGCCACCGGGCTTGCCCCCGACCTTCACACCCACACCATCCGCCTCCGCTCCTTCTGCCTCACCGCCCGCCCGCATGTTGCCCTCAGACTCCTGCGCACTCTGCCAGACCGTGGATGCCATGCCAGACCCGTCGCATACTGCACCGTCGTGTCTGGACTCTATGCGCACGGCCACCCCCACGACGCACGTCGCCTGTTCGATGAAATGCTCCAGGGACCGGTGTTCCTTGATACTGCCACTTTTAACAAGGTCCTGCATGATCTTTGCAAGAAAGGGGATATCTCTGAGGCTGCCGCGCTTCTCGCCAAGGTTCTCAAGCGGGGGATGTCTGTGAACAGGTTCACCTACAATATTTGGATCAGGGGGCTCTGCGAATGTGGGAGGTTGGCCCAAGCCGTTGCACTTGTAAAAGAGATGGACGACTACATCACACCAGACGTTGTGACCTACAACACGCTCATCCGTGGCCTTTGCAAGGGCTACAGAGCCCAGGAGGCTGCACACTACCTTCGTAGGATGATGAACCGGGGCTGCATGCCAGATGATTTCACCTATAACACCATTATTGATGGGTACTGCAAGATGGGAATGATGCAAGAAGCTACTGAGCTCCTTAAGGATGCTGTCTTTAAAGGTTTTGTACCGGACCGGGTCACATATTGCTCCTTGATCAATGGCCTATGTGCCGAGGGTGATATCGAGAGGGCGCTGGAGCTGTTTAATGAGGCCCAAGCAAAAGAACTGAAACCTGATCTGGTAGTGTACAATTCTCTTATCAAGGGACTCTGTCGCCAGGGGCTGATCTTGCAGGCCTTGCAGGTCATGAATGAGATGTCCGAGGACGGTTGTCATCCTGACATTTGGACATACAACATTGTTATCAATGGGCTGTGCAAAATGGGGAATATTTCGGATGCCACAGTTGTGATGAACGATGCCATTTTGAAAGGATACCTTCCTGATGTGTTCACCTTCAACACATTGATTGATGGGTACTGCAAGAGGTTGAAGCTGGACAGTGCTCTTCAGCTTGTTGAAAGGATGTGGACATATGGCATCACCCCTGATGCTATCACATACAATTCGGTCCTTAATGGTCTCTGCAAGTCTGGGAAGGCCAATGAAGTTAACGAAACATTCAAAGAGATGACACTTAAAGGATGTCGCCCAAACACTATTACCTACAACATACTGATAGAGAATTTCTGCAAGTCCAATAAATTGGAAGAGGCCTCTGGGGTGATAGTGAGGATGAGTCAAGAAGGACTAGCTCCTGATGCAGTTAGCTTCAACACACTTATTCATGGATTTTGTAGGAATGGTGAGATTGAGGGAGCGTACATACTTTTTCAAAAATTGGAGGAAAAGGGGTACTCCACAACAGCTGATACATTTAATATCCTAATTAGCGCATATTGCAGTCAACTGAACATGCAAATGGCTGAAAGTATTTTTGAGAAGATGGTCCAGAAGGGATATAGACCTGATTCGTATACTTATCGCGTCCTAATTGATGGATCATGCAAGACTGCAAATGTTGACCGTGCATACGAGCATCTCGTGGAAATGATAAATGGGGGTTTCATTCCATCAATGGCTACTTTTGGCCGTGTAATAAATACACTCGCAGTGAACCATCAGATTACGGAAGCTGTGGGCGTTATTCGTGTCATGGTTAGAATTGGAGTTGTTCCCGAGGTTGTAGATACCATCTTGAGTGCTGATAAGAAGAAGATAGCTGCACCAAAGATACTTGTTGAGGACTTGATGAAGAAGGGTCACATTAGTTACCCTACTTATGAAGTACTGCATGAAGGAGTGAGAGATAACAAACTAAATAGAAAACAGGAACAGAATAAATATATTTAGCATGGTTGCCTCACAACATCAGTCATTCACTCAACCACAAGTACTTGTTTGAGAGAAACCACAAGTGCTTATGTCATTAGGTCCGCAAAATCTTGGATGCAACAAACTTGATCACCTCAAGGTTATACTTTCATATTTCTGCTCAGAATAGGGAGATCATCTGTTCTTAGATGCAAGAAtacaaaggtctgtggtaaatcTCTATGCTTCACACTTCTTGTATTAAGAGTTTCCTGCATTAAGTTTCAATCTGCTTCACGTTAAAAGTTTAGTGGTGTGGGACtgttagagtacgtaatgggcctaatggCCTGGGCTGCCGGTATATCCCgttagtcttagggttaattagagataagggtcgcttgcttaggggtcaagtaagccttgcttgggagtcaagtaaacctctctatataaagagaggagatgtatcaatctaatcaagcaagaattaagaaggaaatcccttccatcttgcccggacgtgggcaaaaggcccccggccggccctctcgcgccctccttctagcagcaCCATAACAATTTGGTATCAGCCAGCTTCGGTTCGATCATGTCTTCACTGCCGCCCAACCCGTCTCTTCCGCTGCCGGGATCCTCCGTCACACCCGCCCCCGCCGTCCTCACCCCGGAGGAGGTGTTCGGGGCGCTGCGGGACCTAACCCAGGCGGTCCAGAAGATCCGCCTGTTCTTGGCCGGGTCCTACGGGCCGCACCCAGCTGCGCCGCCCATCGCCGCCACCGTGCCGCCGTGGCTGCCGTGGCAGCCGCCGCACCAGGCGGCCTCCGCCGCGCTCGCCGGGTCACTGCAGCAGCCGGTGCAGCTGCCATCCA contains:
- the LOC125537605 gene encoding putative pentatricopeptide repeat-containing protein At1g74580, translated to MPGEAVALTAPAYGALIHRLASTGRVDAVHAALASARSALAPASLHPLYVASIRAFARAGRLQAAVDAFERMDLFACPPQATAYNAIMDALVHAHHHHQAHKVYVRMLATGLAPDLHTHTIRLRSFCLTARPHVALRLLRTLPDRGCHARPVAYCTVVSGLYAHGHPHDARRLFDEMLQGPVFLDTATFNKVLHDLCKKGDISEAAALLAKVLKRGMSVNRFTYNIWIRGLCECGRLAQAVALVKEMDDYITPDVVTYNTLIRGLCKGYRAQEAAHYLRRMMNRGCMPDDFTYNTIIDGYCKMGMMQEATELLKDAVFKGFVPDRVTYCSLINGLCAEGDIERALELFNEAQAKELKPDLVVYNSLIKGLCRQGLILQALQVMNEMSEDGCHPDIWTYNIVINGLCKMGNISDATVVMNDAILKGYLPDVFTFNTLIDGYCKRLKLDSALQLVERMWTYGITPDAITYNSVLNGLCKSGKANEVNETFKEMTLKGCRPNTITYNILIENFCKSNKLEEASGVIVRMSQEGLAPDAVSFNTLIHGFCRNGEIEGAYILFQKLEEKGYSTTADTFNILISAYCSQLNMQMAESIFEKMVQKGYRPDSYTYRVLIDGSCKTANVDRAYEHLVEMINGGFIPSMATFGRVINTLAVNHQITEAVGVIRVMVRIGVVPEVVDTILSADKKKIAAPKILVEDLMKKGHISYPTYEVLHEGVRDNKLNRKQEQNKYI